TATAACACATGGCTCTGcaggtgaaatgaaaatatacataaCAGGAACTGTGAATCAAGACAAATACTCAACAGCAACAACTACTTACAAAGTATCTTTGGAAATGCTGGAACAACAACTAATAGCaatgaggaaatgtgttttgagtGTAACTTATTTGATgataaaagaaatgtataatattttacaaaaagatCCTTCGTTCCAGCATTTCAAGTTTCAAGAGCATATATTAAGAAATTCAATCTTTAAAAATTCTTCAAAATTCCAAATATATAGATTACAATATATAATTTGAACTaaactttttcatattttaaaagttcaacTGATGTTCATAATCCTGTCGAGAAGAAATTTTGACATCTAATTTGTTTGGCAACCTCGTGTGAAACTTAAGTTCAAAGCAGAAACATTTTACCTGAGTTTCTATGTAATGTGTTGTCtctcaaatttaatttaacttagCATTACTATAAATTAAAGCTGTGCGAGTGTGTAATACTTGAGTTTTTCAAACTTGCGTTTTCAGTCTAAGTGTCACACAGCTTTGACACAAACCTTCACTGGACATCTACTCAGGCTTCAGAGCCTCCTGAAGAGCAGCAACTACAACATCAGGTTGAGGAAACTTCAGCTTACGAGGCGGACCCTTCTTTATTCCGGTCCACAGAGATGTTTCTTTAGGGATGAGAAAAAGAGAACAGGGTCATTTGTAGGAATAATAGACGATAAATGGTACCACTCGTGtgttacaaaaacacatttttacaatacaTGACAGTATACAACTTTCCTTCAGACATACCACATGTCCTTACAATTCTTTACATATGCAATGGGCCCATTTTGCTCTGCAGGATCCACAGGCCTTTCTATGAACTGTTTTAAATGGGAAATGTTGTTCACTGtaaccatagctagatcaacaaaataaaacgttgaaatataacagtatatatataatagactgattgatatacatttgaaaacatgcttttgtttctcttaagtttttgttgttttgtattattcGGTAAAAGACCAAATATAGAAACAGCCACACTTGGCTGAGGATGTCGGTCTTCCCTCTGGGACGCCATATGGCCGACTTATTATTGGATTCgccctttttctccttctcaccTTTGACTCCATCCAGTAGAGTGATCTCGAAGCTGTTTCTGCGGGGTTTCTCGCGGTTGAGGATCACAATCAGTCCAGGGTGGGCAGCCAGGAGGGCAGATTTCACCTCCTCGGCATTACGCCCATACACTCGTCAGCTCTTGCTGCCAGAAATAACCAGACAACTATCAGATGCACAGGGAACTAAAGCTGTGAATGATGTGTTGTTGCACATGATATAGTGACTTTATTTACTGTGTTGGAGAGCTATTGTGAGGTATATTTTATACTCattaatatcacatttttaaagCCATACTGTAATTATTTATCAAGTCTAGTTCAGGAGATCCTTATGCAGTGAAGGTTTTTCACTAACATCACTTAACTATGTCTAAGATGCACatgatagatatatatatagttagGATCTGTTGCTACTTAACTGttaaataattgtgtttttgttatttctttactGACCAAGTTTAGAAATCTGCTAATGTTTGATTTTACTTGTGGGGGAAGAGTTCAACTATAACCCAGAATCTGAGCACTTATATCTGCAAGGTATGGTGTGATATTATTTACCAGTGTTCGATGAGCACTCTTTGACCCTCCTGGCcgttctctccatctcctctctcctcctccttctccttctcctccttcacgGATGGCTTCTCCTCTTCTACCTGAGACTCCGCTTTGCGCTTCGTCCCTCGGCGGCCTGAGCAACACACGCTTTTACTCAGTAGTCTTCATAACACAGGTAACATTTCCATTAGTGGCTACTTAGAGGTCACGTTGTATAAGCAGACAGAGCGGTCAGTCATGTCAGTCGAGTGCCAGGCTCTCAAAGCCTCGCTTAGAAACTGGACAACGTAAATAAACATATCATCAGTAAATCTCGCCAGTGTGGATGCTCAGCTGTTTTAGCCATGAAGCTAACGGTGGCTCAATGGCAGCAGTCACAAACATGAGATGACAGCCGCTATAGCAGGAGGTACAATGCACTGCACCTGTACATTAACTACAACAAGGCTACAGGACAATTCTATAATGGAACAATAGTCTCATTAACCTGTACAGTTGTCTTTctacacagtaaacaaacacaatacacaCCCACCTGTTTTGGACGCCATTTCTGTTACAAAAGTTTCGCGCGTGTGGGGACTGTACCACCAGCAAGGGGGGTTTTTAAATATGACGGACCAAACCATTATTCTGACATCTTCTTTGCGGATACAACAAAATATTCACTATCTAGCACTACAAACACATAGAAGAGTTATTATAtgtcatttattaatttacaagACAAGTATTGCTCATTTTGAACACATGCAAAAGTCTTCATACCGACACCACCTGGAAAAACAGGCGAATACacgaaaaaaaatacaaaaataacaagaatattaaaaaaaatatatccaaaaaaacaaactgataatATATCAAATTCTGTTTCTGTAAATGtgttatgaaatgttttttttttctttttctaaattgttGACTCTGCAGAGTATATAAATTTAGAATATATGCAACAGACGGGTCTGTTTGAGTActccatatatatatgtggTACCCTTTACAGCATTGGCAATACTGATTTAGATGCTGTTTGTGATTATTGAAAAATCGCAATTTGTAAATTCTTGACCAGATTTTTGAGATTTCAGTTCTTGTTGGCAACACTATTGCATAGATATTGTATAGATGTGTTGATGTATGAAATAATTTTGAATATTATTGACACCCATAGTCCCTATAAGAtaatatacatttgttttggtAGATCAAATGATACAAACTGCAGCATGTAATGTAACACatttgaaacatgttttttcagaATGACAGGGAATATGTGTTTAGACCTTTGACAGACTCAGACTTTTCTTGGTGTCATATCTTCGTCATCCAGTCCCGCTAAAGCCTGAATACACTTTGAGATAACTCCCCCATCTGGGAACTCTACGTCCTCTGTAAACAGAGGGACAGATGAACGCAGGTCCCCAAATGTAGACTTGTGAGCAACGGCTGTGAGACAGCATCCAAGACAAACAAGACGCAAGTgagagaaaaccctgcagagcAACAGACGGGTCTGTTTGAGTACTCCAAAGCCGTCGTGTTACTGAAATAGCCTTACCCAATCCCCATGTGTTTCACAGGGAACGTGGCAGCAGTCACATGTTTGAGCTCATAAACAAATTGTATTAAGGACGTCACAAGTTGCGTCTGAGCCAACAAATATGGATCATACAATGTCCCAGAGCGAGGTGGTGCGAATGACTCACAAGCGCCCATGTAATCATTGTTCTTTTGTTCGCAAACTCAAGACCCACACTTCCTGTGTAATCACTTTTACTCATGTTGTCGTTGCTTTATGATTAAGTCCTTCATTCATTGTGTCTCTTTCTTATGGAAACAGATGACACTAATCAAATTTCTACCGTCTcaaaatctgtcttttcattCTATTGCAGTGTACTTTTAGTCATGTGCTTGAACCTGGAGTGAACAGACCAACAGACAGATGTGCCCTGTCATcaccatccttctctcctcttttactTCTGACCCAAGACCGGATGCACAGAGCTCGTGGCTGTAGGGCGATCAACGATGCACAAAGTAATGCTCACAAACACTTGCATGCGCACAAGCGAGCAACAACAGAAGGCAGATTTTCATTCATAAATTCcgatatttttagtttttttgcagcCACAGCATCACAGAGCCTGATTCTCACGGATCCTTGTGCTTTTTTAGTCTTGCGCAGTACAAGTGGCATTCAACCATTCATCCAGCGCTTCTATCGACAgcgctttttctatcacataCACTGAGGGCCAATTTCAGTGTCTTCTTAATTAAAAGACTGcaggagctggggatcaaaccacaaCCTTCTCTGGCTGCAGAGCAACTGCTCCGCATGTAAGTTAACTGCACTATTTCTGAATGTTTAGCTCTAAGTCATGAGTCATTTTAACAACTGAATCTATATTCCagttacattttcacagttggAAGAGGCAGTTCTTCATTTGCTACAAAGGCCTTTACTCAAGTCCCACAAACACAATACAGTACACAAGGCCACTCATTTGTTATAGTTATAAGATGAACAGCCAGTTTTATCATGTTAACCACAATTTTTAAGTGAAGATAACTTgaaaattattttcaatttccatATAAAATCAGTTATTGACAGTTAAGTCTTGTAGGTTTTTACAAGTCACTGTGATGCCACATTTAACTGTAGTGAAGTTCCATGTGTATGAATGCAGCTccagttttgtttgttcttaCATGGTGCACCTGAAGAATTACATGAATCTCCATAGTTTCAGTCTCCAGCTTTTGGGCTGCAGATGAAAACCATTTCAAAACCAGCTGCAGCAACCTTTCCTCAAGTGTTCCTCTCtgacattttgtaaatgttttgaatgtttcACCTTCTTGCTCTTTTGTCATCCAGTCTCATATTGGCTTCTAATTGCTCAGTGGGTGAACTCGGTTTCCACTCAAAACATTTATACAGATGGTTTGAGGatctcctcatctctctgaGGTGCCTCTatctttttcccccctcttccgTTTGGTGAAATGTCACGAGCAGAGGTTCACTGCCCCGGAGGCTCATGTTTCCACGTGCCGGACAATGAGAGTTGGTCAGTGTGACAGTGCTGCTAATGGTGTTCATCAATTATGAATGTTTGAGGTCAGTTGTCAGGTTGTCTGCAACGCTATACATTGTTCGACTTTAATTATGAACCTGTTATGttctttaatgtaaaaaaacaaaacagtctcTGTTCTTTCTCATTATACAGTGGCAGTGAATCAGTTAATTTCATTCATCTGAAAGTCTATCTCTGCCTCTTCATTTCTGACGTCAGGGTGAGTCTCGGTTCGTCTTCTGCCAATAAGACATGTGTGAAGGTAGACGTCAGCAAACACGGCAATGGTACGCAAGCGAACACGTATGAGCCAACACACAGGCCAAGACAGGAATAACCATATGGGGGAGACGTTtgtgacaggcagagagagaggggctggaGTGATTAGAGTTTAGACAAAGACGAAGTGACAGAATGTGAAAGGCAGGCAAGCACACAAAAGAGCGTCAAGAAAAATAGGAAAGACTCAGGCAGAACGAGTGGGTGCAGtgcatgaagagaaaacatcaTCAAAGTCTGACAACTTCAGAGAAATGCTCCCTGCTAATGGCCTGGTTGTGTTCCTGCAGCGGAATAACAATCAACATGTCC
The Hippoglossus stenolepis isolate QCI-W04-F060 chromosome 7, HSTE1.2, whole genome shotgun sequence genome window above contains:
- the selenoh gene encoding selenoprotein H, which encodes MASKTGRRGTKRKAESQVEEEKPSVKEEKEKEEERGDGENGQEGQRVLIEHCKSURVYGRNAEEVKSALLAAHPGLIVILNREKPRRNSFEITLLDGVKETSLWTGIKKGPPRKLKFPQPDVVVAALQEALKPE